The Watersipora subatra chromosome 1, tzWatSuba1.1, whole genome shotgun sequence genome has a window encoding:
- the LOC137404664 gene encoding uncharacterized protein isoform X1 — MSQRIATLTLDSRRGVLGERWYRRSQSTAALASLSSRSSLVWRKEHSRQPSKLKMKEMNEVASKPGLLHNLPRATSPFHTWRQTKLHSKPEVKQATDRSYRHTYGDCESGAFHIEIRKDFLNMKQKSEVPNRCVLSSESPDGQCGLSNVVVTKIYRELHDEKPQGDRNCEYAIKNIRRATRSCKKAHLPIVTSLYNIHLDKSVRTVLSQESLNHSKAGETDAIKRPLTSERKYYSQFSGNLLKSRRRLRHGSTKPAETSYELLFDEGTSRSADVYNKLLTLRLANRQPSCHG, encoded by the exons ATGAGCCAGCGGATAGCAACTCTTACTCTGGATAGTAGGCGCGGTGTATTGGGTGAGCGATGGTATAGACGCAGCCAGTCTACTGCCGCTTTAGCGAGCCTCAGCAGCAGGTCTTCATTGGTTTGGAGGAAAGAACATAGTCGCCAACCCAGCAAA CTAAAAATGAAGGAGATGAATGAAGTAGCCAGCAAACCAGGGCTATTACATAACCTCCCAAGGGCCACATCACCTTTTCACACATGGAGACAGACTAAGTTGCACTCAAAGCCAGAAGTAAAGCAAGCCACAGATAGGAGTTACAGGCACACCTACG GAGACTGTGAGAGCGGAGCTTTCCATATTGAGATTAGgaaagattttttaaacatgAAGCAGAAGTCAGAGGTTCCAAATCGGTGTGTGCTATCGTCTGAATCTCCGGATGGTCAATGCGGTCTTTCTAATGTAGTTGTGACAAAGATTTACAGAGAGCTGCATGATGAAAAACCACAAGGG GACAGGAACTGCGAATATGCAATAAAGAACATTAGAAGAGCAACTCGCTCGTGCAAAAAGGCCCACCTACCGATAGTAACCTCTTTGTACAACATTCATCTTGACAAGTCGGTTCGCACG GTTTTATCTCAAGAGTCTCTCAATCATTCCAAAGCTGGCGAAACGGATGCAATCAAAAGACCCTTGACTTCTGAAAGGAAATACTACAGTCAATTTTCTGGAAATTTGCTAAAATCTCGCAGACGACTCAGACATGGCAGCACTAAGCCTGCAGAGACCTCGTATGAACTTCTATTTGATGAGGGTACTTCCAGATCTGCAGACGTCTACAATAAACTCCTTACATTGCGATTGGCTAATCGACAGCCTTCATGCCATGGTTGA
- the LOC137404664 gene encoding uncharacterized protein isoform X2, whose translation MSQRIATLTLDSRRGVLGERWYRRSQSTAALASLSSRSSLVWRKEHSRQPSKLKMKEMNEVASKPGLLHNLPRATSPFHTWRQTKLHSKPEVKQATDRSYRHTYGDCESGAFHIEIRKDFLNMKQKSEVPNRCVLSSESPDGQCGLSNVVVTKIYRELHDEKPQGVLSQESLNHSKAGETDAIKRPLTSERKYYSQFSGNLLKSRRRLRHGSTKPAETSYELLFDEGTSRSADVYNKLLTLRLANRQPSCHG comes from the exons ATGAGCCAGCGGATAGCAACTCTTACTCTGGATAGTAGGCGCGGTGTATTGGGTGAGCGATGGTATAGACGCAGCCAGTCTACTGCCGCTTTAGCGAGCCTCAGCAGCAGGTCTTCATTGGTTTGGAGGAAAGAACATAGTCGCCAACCCAGCAAA CTAAAAATGAAGGAGATGAATGAAGTAGCCAGCAAACCAGGGCTATTACATAACCTCCCAAGGGCCACATCACCTTTTCACACATGGAGACAGACTAAGTTGCACTCAAAGCCAGAAGTAAAGCAAGCCACAGATAGGAGTTACAGGCACACCTACG GAGACTGTGAGAGCGGAGCTTTCCATATTGAGATTAGgaaagattttttaaacatgAAGCAGAAGTCAGAGGTTCCAAATCGGTGTGTGCTATCGTCTGAATCTCCGGATGGTCAATGCGGTCTTTCTAATGTAGTTGTGACAAAGATTTACAGAGAGCTGCATGATGAAAAACCACAAGGG GTTTTATCTCAAGAGTCTCTCAATCATTCCAAAGCTGGCGAAACGGATGCAATCAAAAGACCCTTGACTTCTGAAAGGAAATACTACAGTCAATTTTCTGGAAATTTGCTAAAATCTCGCAGACGACTCAGACATGGCAGCACTAAGCCTGCAGAGACCTCGTATGAACTTCTATTTGATGAGGGTACTTCCAGATCTGCAGACGTCTACAATAAACTCCTTACATTGCGATTGGCTAATCGACAGCCTTCATGCCATGGTTGA